A segment of the Planctomycetota bacterium genome:
GTCGGAGGCGAGCGATGCCTCGTCGTAGACCTTGCCGAAGCTGTTCAGCAGCAGGTCGCCTGGGTGCTTCTCGCGCCAGCGCTTGGGCGGGCTGCTGCCGAAGCGAATCCAGAGCAGCGCGTCGGGCGCGGCCCTGAGCACCTCGTGAACCATCTCGCCAACATAGTGCTCGGCCTCCTCCGGCGTCACGTCGGGGAACACGCCGTCATCCGTCCAGAACGGCGTCGTCCAGTAGTCGTTCTCCACCCCGCCGCGGACGGGCACCATGAAGACCTTGCAGCCGTTGGCGGCGAACTTGGAGATGATCTCGCGTGCGCCCTTCCACTCCATCGCCCCGCAGTAGTTGTAGCAGAACGCTGGAATGGGCTTGCCGGCGCGCATCACCACCGGCTTGCCGCGGAAGGGGACGACGCTGTAGACGGGTGTGTGTCGGGGAATCAGGCGTCTCCTAGCTTGGGGTCATTCCGTGTGCTTGAGTGGTGTTAGGTGTTGGGGGTAAGAGGAAGACGCAAGCAGGAAGCTCTCTCCTCCGTACCCCAACAGCTGACAACCAACACCTAACACCGTCCTACTGGGCGTTGCCCAGTCCGAACGTGAGCCCCTCGGTGATGGGGAACCCATAGTCGTCGCCGAGGCGGAAGTAGAAGGACCAACCCTCCCAACCGCCGATACTGCGGAGGAGGACGGTGTTCTCGCCCTTCTTGAGCGCGACCTTCGTCTTATCCTGGTCGGGCTCGGCAGCGCGGTAGAGGTTGCGTTCGAGGACCTTCTGGCCGTTGAGCCAGACGGCGAGGCACTGGTCGCTCCCCGTGTAGAGCGTGACCTCGCGATCGCGGTCCGAGACGATCCTGGTGTAGGCGAACGCGCACGCGCCGCGGGTGGGCGCCATCAGTTCCGCCAGGCTGACCGGCCCCGGTCCCATCGGCGGCTGGCCGGGCTTGAGCGCCCGCTGCCAGCGGATGGGCACCTCGACCTCTTTGCCGTCCACGCGGTTCATGCCCGCGTACGTCGCCTTGAGGTCAACTCCCTGCTCGGGTGACCATGTGGCCTTCACGCCGGCCCAGAGCCGCTCGTCGTCCTTCACGGCGAAGGGGCCGGCGACGTGCCAGTCATGGAGAAAAAAACCGCGGCCCTCCTTCGCGGCTGCGCCGAGCGCCTCCCGGGCGCGGCGGAGGCGCTCCTCCAGGCCATTGGGCACAGGGCCGTCAGCCAACGGGATTACGAATGCCCGCTTGCCGCCCACGGGCTGGAAGCCCGTGCCAGCCGCAGGCTTGCCGTTCAGCTCGACGCTAGGGGCCGAGCGCGGGCCGAAGACGAGCAGCGCCGTCGCCATGTCGGGCGTGTTCTGGTCACCCTTCACCGCGTAGTCCACAGTCAGCTTGTTCTGCTTCGGTTGGGCGATGACGCGGAGCATGCTCACGCGGCCATCCGCCGTGATGGTCATGCCGCCGGGGACGCTGAGCGACCAGAGGGTGGGCGAGGGAAGCGGGTTGAGGCCGGCGTAGGTGCCGCTGAGCGGCTCGGTCTGGAGGTAGGCCATGCGGCCCGGCTCGCAGGTGAGCACGGCGCCGTTCTTCTCCAGCCGCCCCGTCGTGCCCTGCTGGGTGAGGGTGCTGTCGCGGTCGAGGCCCTTCACCAGATAGGGCCACTTGCCGTTCACGACGCGGTAGGGGAAGCACTGGTCGGTGGGCACGCCCTTGTCGAAGAAGACCTGGTATTCGGGGCGGTAGCCGAACTCGAAAGTGTCGCTGCCGCTCTTGTGGAGGACGTGCAGGGTCTTCTTCTCGGCATCCCAGCGGGTCTTCGTCTCGATTCGGCGCAGGTGGCGCTGGAACGAGCGGAAGCTCTGTTCGGTCTCGTCGCTCACCTCGATGATGAAACCGCCGTAGGCCTGGTCAATCTCCTCCCACGACTTGCCCGACTTGGCGAGCGGCGTGGCTGACCTGTAGTTGTACTGCTGAATGAGGAGCGTGGGCTTGGCCTTGCCGCCGCCCTGAAGCTCCTCCTCGACGCCATCGGCGCTGATGACGACCTCGGCGTCGCGGCCGAGATCGGTCGAGGGCAGCGGGATGAGGCCGACCCAGCTCACGCCGTCCTTCAACGCGATTCGCTGCCCGGCCTTCACAGCCACGGGCAGCCTCTTGATCCGCTCGCCGTCAACGTAGAACTCCCAGGTTGGCGGCGGCTCGAAGGTGAAGAGGGCGATAGTGGTCTGGAGGCTCTTCACCTCGGGCGGCTCCTTGTCCTTCTCGCCCAGGCGGCAGAGCGGGCTGCTGAGGAGGACCATCTTGCTCTTGTGCTGAAGCGTAACCAGGCTGCCGCCCTGCATTGGCACGACGCCGCCGCCCTGGGTGAGGAGCTTCGTGGTGTTCATCCCGTAGCGGACGAGGAGGGTGCCGACCTCTTGGAGCTTCTCGACGGGCGTCTTCGTGCGCTGCCACTGGGCCATGACGGGCACGGAGCCGAAGCGGCCGACGTCGGTGCTCGCCAGGCCATAGTGCTTGCCGAGGTAGCAGCGCTTCCAGAGGGGCGTCTGGGCGAAGTGCCCCCAGTCCTTCTGCGTCACGGTCATCTCGTAGGGCAGCGGCTTCTCGTCCACCATGTTCGCCGCCCACTCTGGCGCCCAGGGGCCGTTGATGGTCTGGAGTGCAATGCGGCCTGCGGGCGCATCAAGATTGAACCGGGGCATGCCGAAGAGGTCCTTGTTGTCGGCGTCGTGCATCGCTCCTCTGCGGGAGAGGGTATGGATGATGTGCTCGAGCCCGCCCTGCGTGGCCCAGAGGAACGAGAGCCCGGTGCGGCCCGAGGTGTTGATGAAGCGCCGCAGGTTCGGGTGCCACGACGAGGTGAGTTCTTCGACGGACTTGGCGAGGATGCTCTGGCCCATCAGGCGATCGAGATGGGTCGGCCCGAAGTCGGCGAACATCTTCTGGCCGCTGAGTGTGATCGAGAAGTAGTAGTGGTCAATGGACTCCTGGGTCGTGCCGTCGTACCAGGCCCAGAGGCGGAGTGGGAGGTGTTCGAGGCCGTGGCGTCCGTCGGCCATCGCCCGCTCGGAGCCGATGATGTGGCCGCCGAGGAGTGCGCCCATCGCGGCCGTGTGGTTGAAGTTCATTGTCGAGATGACGTAGTTGTAGCCGTCGCGGAAGAAGCTCTTGCGGCCACGCCAGTCCTTCGTCGCCTTCCAGTAATCGTCGTTCTTCTGGCTCTGGGCGTGGAAGAACTGGTCGGTCGGGATGTCGGGCATGAGCCAGGCGTCCCAGTACTCGCGGATGCTGTCCAGCACGGGCTCGGGCAGCATGTCGCGGTAGAGATACCAGAGGAGCAGGTCGTCCTGGATGCCCCATCCCTGCCAGAAGCGGGGCGGGATGGAGAGGAGTTCGGCGACGACCTTCGCGTAGTCGGCGGGGTCGCCGGAGAGGAGCTTCTGGCGCCAGGCACCGATGCGGTCGCCCGGGTGGGTGGCCAGGTCGCTCACGCGCTGCCACTGCCAGTCGGGCATCCAGGCCGGTCTCGTGAAGGCGTGCTTAGCCGCCATCGCCTGGAGCTGTTCGGGCGAGGGCAGCATGGCGGTGGGCTTCGTGTCCCGAACATAGCTGTCCCAGGCCAGGAACATCGTGTCCGTGGCCTTGGGGAGTGTGCCTTCGGGCTTGTCGCCTGGGGCGAATGTCACGACGAGGCGGGCGTCCTTGAACGTCAGGCCGTGGCCGCCGGTGGGGTTGGCCCACTCGTAGGCGCTCCACCACTCGTCGTAGCGGAAGTCGTGGGTTTCGAGCTTCTTGAGGAGCAAGCCGCACTGCTCGATGAGGCGGAGGCGTTCGCCCAGGCTCTTGCCGTAGGCGGGGTCGTTGAGCACGCTCGTCACGTCGAGCCGTCCCTCGGGGCACTGGGTGGAAAGCTCGGCGGGGCCGAGGCGGGTCGGGAAGCGGTCCCTCCGCGCGTCGCCCGCACCGTACTTCGTCCAGTAGCCGCCGCCGGCCGCGAAGGCATTGAAGGTCGGCCCCGTCTTGGCGTCGGCCTTCCAGGGCAGGCGGAGCGGCCAGGCCACGATGTGCCACTGGGGCGGGTTCTCCTTCCACTTCTTCTCGCCGAGTCCGTAGCGGCAGATGTAGCCCTTGGGGCTGAGTTCGTAGCCCTCGTAGGTGAGGACAACCTCGGCCTTGGCGATCTTCTGGCCTTTGGCGGCCTCGGCCCAAAGTTTCTCCGCCGCGCCTGGGAAGCGCAGCAACACGGCCCGGTTCGCGGCGTCCACAGTGCGCGCCCCGGGGGCCGGCTTGTCCCAATCGGCCAGGAAGCGGCTGATGCCGGCCGACTCGAAGTTGCTCGTCACCAGTTCGGCCCCGCTGGCCGCCACAATCGCCAGGCTCAGGCAAGCCATCGCCGCGTGCCCCACAGCGCTGCTCATTTCCCAATCCTCTCATAGGCAGGGTAGGCAACCGACGTGCCGTCGGCGTAGTGCCAGATGGCGTCGGACCAGGTCCAGGGGCGGACGGTTTCGGCGGGAAGGTCCTTGTCGTCAATGCGGGTGGCGCCGCCGGCGACGGGAGAGTCCTTGGGTTTGGCCTTGAGCGCCACAGGTTCGCCCTGGCGGAGGTCGCGCAGCTCGATCCAATCGGGCGGTCGGTGCTGGCGGTAGAAGTCGCGGGCGAAGCGGCGCACGGGCGCGATCTCGGCCGCCTCTTTCTCCCAGGGGTTCGGCATGGGGAGGCCGTTGTAGAGCTGGTAGACCTTGTGGACAGCTTCGGCGGTCTTGGGCGGGGCGCCCCAGATGCTGGAGAAGCTGAACATCCAGAGGAAATGCTCATCGCCCTCGCCGACGAGATTGGTGAAACCGGCCTTCCAGCCGAGGGTGCACTCGCCGAAGTTCTTCATGCCGATGTGGTGCATGGTGCGGAACATCCGCCACCAGAAAGGCTGGCACGGCACAGCGCTGTCGGCCTCGCCGTTGAGCATGGGCGCGTAGTCCACACCCGACAGGCCGCCGAAGCCGCCGTCCATGAGGAGCCACCCGAAGCCCAGCCTGCGGCTCATGGCGAGCGTCGGCCACATGATGCGGTCCCACCAGCCCGTGGCCAAGCTCATGGGCGTCCACTGGTAGGGGGTGTTGACGGGCCACGAGCCGTCGCGCTGGCGGCGGACCCAGTGCGTGTTTTCGCGGAAGAGGGGGATGCCGCGCTCGGCGAGGAGGGTGGGCACGTCGGGATAGCGGCAGCAGTCGTAGCCGTAGTAGGCGCGGGCCGTGGGGATGCGGTCGCTGAGCGCGGTAGGCACAGCGGTCTTGACGAATTCGGGGCGGAACCAGAAGCCGGGGTTGAGCCCCGCGGCGCGCAGCTTGTCGCACATGGCCTTGATCTGGGGATTGCAGTCGTGGGTCTCGTCGAGACGATAGGCGTCGTCCACGGTGATCGGCACGGCGTGCCAGAACTCGTGGTAGTTGAAGAAGCCGTCGCACGGGGAGCCTTGCAGGGCCTTGGCCCATTTTTCGGCGTGGGGGGCGGGGCCGCCGTCGCCCTTCGCGCCCCAGTGGGTGCCGGTGACATTGGTCGCGGCCAGCGTGTCCTGCACGCCCATCCGCTCGGAGACGGCGGCGAGGGTTTCACACCGGGCGTTGAGGTAGCGCTGCGGCAGCGGCTGGGTCTTGTCGGCGGTGTAGAGGTACTCGACGGTGTCCACGGCGACCCGCTGGCCCGCCTGGCCGAGGTCCCAGGCGAGACTCGGCCACACGCCGTCGGCGCCCTGCTCGGGATAGCTGGCGGAGTTCTGCGAGGCGTGGTAGTAGAGGCTGCGGGCCGTGATGGTGAGCGAGCCGGCCGGCCAGTCGTAGAAGATGAGCGGCTGGGCCTGAAGGCAGTCCTGGCTCGGATGATACCCGCCGGCGCGGCGGGGCGGCTTGGGACCCTGGAAGTAGACCACGCGGTTACGGTCGCCCGAGAAGTCCACGATCTCGCGGCCCGGCTCGCGGAAGCCGGTGTTGTAGCTCGTGACTCCCTTGCGGGAGCCGCCCGGGCCGAAGCCGTTGTTGAGCATCACCTGGTAGCCATGCTTCCAGGCGCTGGGCACCTCGACCTCGATAAGGCGGGCGAGACCGTGGTAGCGGGTGCCGTGGCGGTCGCGCTCGATCGGCCACCAGGTCTCCCACACGCGCACGAAGACCCAGGCTCGATAGCCCATCATCGTGAGCGGCTGCCAGTAGTGGAACGTCACGCGGTCGCCCTCGGCCTGCGGCGGGAACCAGCGCGGTTGGGCGTCGTGGTGGTAGCGCTCGAGCGGCAGCGTCATCGGGTCGGTGATGTGAGGGTGGGCGGTGCCGGCTTGGGCATCGCGGTAGTCGGGGTTGACGGGCCGCGCGGGCGAGTGGGCGACGTCCTCGCTCGGCTCCACCTGCCTGGCCCCCTGGGGCGGGATGATGAGGGCGAGGCCGCGATTGTCGAAGCGCCCGATGTCGAGGCCGTTCCCAAAGTGCCGCGGGTAGAGCAGATGCTCGCCGTCCCGCGTCTTCCAGTCCACCGGGCGGAAGCGGTCGTAGACCAGTTCCTGGCCGTCGGGGAAGGTGACGCGGACCGGGTGGGCGAGGAGCGGCACGTCCTTGTGGTCGCCGAAGGAGAGTGAATCGCTGCGGTCGGCTTTCGACAGGTTGCCCGTGCGGGCGTCCCACGACCACGCCCGCAGGTCGGAGAGCTTGGCCGTGCCGACGGCTCGGGGCGTGACGGTGACCTCATTGCTCGGCGGCGTGAGGCGGCCGTCATTCAGCACGCCTACAACGGTGAAGCGGTACGTCTGGCCGTTGGTCAGTCCTGCCATGACGCAAGCTGGCTCTGTGAGAACGGGGCCATCGCCTTGAGGCCCTCGCACCCGCCAGCCGACGACCCGCTTGTCCTCGATCTGGGGATTCCACCGCAGGAACGCCTTGCCGTCGCCCGGGTCGGCCATCAGCGCCGTCGGCCCGAGGATGGGCAGCGGCGGCGGCCCCTGCGGCTTCGCCGCGGGCGGGCGAGGCAGGCAACTGGCCACGAACGCAACCGGGAGCAGCAGGAGGAGGCGTTTCATTGTGTGATCCTGAACACTCGGGCGCTCTTGCGGTCAATGTCAATCACCGACACGCCGGCCGACACGCGATACACTTCGCCTGCGCCTCCGATCTCGACGAGGCGGGCGGAGCGCATGCGGCGGAACGCGACAGCGGCATTCACCGCGCGGTCGTGGTGGTTGAGGAGGTAGAGCACCTTCGCTCCGGGGGTCCGATGGAGGACGGCCTCGACGAGGTTGTGCGGTTCCGCCTCGCCGGCCGTGCGCCGCCCCTCGCTGGAGTGCATGGTGGTGACGGGCGGGCACGAGGCCGCGACAACAGGCTGGCCGATCAGTTCAGCCACCAATGCTTTCACCTGGGCGACGACCTGAGGATCTTCCTTGCCCGGCTCGGCGGCGGCAGAGCCGCCCCACCAGATAACCTTGCCTTTGCCGAGCCTGCGGGGTCTGGCGGGCGGGCCGCCGAGGCCGAGGAAGTCGAGCGGCTGGCCCGCCAGGTTGACACGCGGCCAAGTGTGGCTGACGACGAGGACTCCGCCCTTGCGGACGTAGGCGGCCAGGAGCTTGACAGCGCTCTCCTCGATGAATGGCTCAGCGGCGAGCCAGACGAGCTTGTGCTCGGCGAGCTTTTCGGCGGCGTCCGAAATGTCCACGGCCGCGGCGTGGTAGCCGGCCTGGCCCGCGAGGCGGAAGAGGCCCTCGTATTCGGCGACGGCGGCGCCCGCCTTCTCGCCCCAGAGCACGGGCTCGCCCACGTGCAGGTCGTTGTCGGCGCACGGCATCGGGTCGCCCAGGTGGCTGTGCCACATGTAGGGGCGATAGTAGGCGATGGCGAAATCGCTCACGGGCTTCAGCGAGTTCCACTTCTTGAGGCCGCGCGCGACGGCGACGACGTTGCGGAGGGCCTCGTGGTTCTCGCGGCGGTGGCCCATGTGGCTCACGGGCGCGTCGCCCCACGAGTAGCGGTCGTGGAACATGAACCAACTGATCGCCTGGCAGCCGTTGGCCATCGCGGCCAGGCTCATGAACTCGGTGTGGTTGCGCGGCACGCGGTTGCCCTGGAGGTTGACGAACCACCAGCCGCCCATGAACTCGGCCGACCAGGTGACGGGGAGCGTGGCGTTCATCAGCTTGAGCACACGGGCCATCGAGGAGTAGCCGGAGTAGCTCAGCCAGGGGTTGCGGTAGAAGTCGTAGCCCACCAGGCCGCCGGTGCCCTCGGCGAAGCGGGCGAAGTTCGTCGGCACACCCTCGGGGCGGTGGGGGTTGATGTTGGTGTAGTAGCTCACACCGCGCAGGCCGCACTCCTCGTGCATCGCCCGCAGGGTCTTCAGGTACTCGGCCATCAGCCATTCCTTGAAGGCCACCCAGTCGAAGTACCAGCGGAGATTGGCTTCGACGCCCTCCAGCTTTCGCGGCGGCTCGACGTCCTCGAAGGAGGCCACGCGCTGCTTGTAGGGCAGCCTGTCGGGGGAGCCGTAGGTTCTTGCGAGCCACTGGTGATAGAGTCCGCCGCGCCCGACGACGCAGGGATTATAGTCGGCGCCGAAGAAGCTGTCGCGGACGATGTAGCTCACCTCGTTATCGAGGTTGCAGGTGGCGATGGGGCCGCGTTTCGCCGCGGTGAAGTCGCGGGCAACAGCATCCACCGCGGCGAACCAGATGCGCACCTCGTCGAGGTAGGCGGGGTGCAGATAGGACGGCTGCCAGCCCTCTTTGGCCTGGAGCATGTAACCGGGCGCGGGCGCGTTGTCGGCCTGCCAGACCATCATCCCCACGTCGCCTGTCACGATGCGGCGGGGGTGGCCGCCCCAGGCCATCTCGTTGCACACGAAGGGGCCGGGGCGATAGGCGAGCTTGAGCCCGACCTCCTTCACCAGCCCCAGGTAGCCGATCAGGTTGCGGCGCGGATCCGTCGAGCCGTCGAGGTCGAAGTGGCCCTTCTCCACCTCATGCACTTCCCAGGGCACGTAGCTCGAGATGCCGGGCAGCCCCGCATCGGCGGCGGCCTCGAGCACCCTGCGCCAGCACTGCGGATCGAGCCGCCAGTACTGTACTTCGGCAGCAAAGAGGTTGAAGGGTTTGGGCGGTCTGGTCACGGTTTCTCCTCGATGCACCACAGGTGGCCCGTCGTACGCACGTAGAGGCGACCGGCCACGGGGGCCGGTGAGGCCCAGATCGCCTCGCCAAGCTCGTTCTCCGTGAGCTTGCGGAAGGCCCGCTCCGCGGCGACCACGGTGGTCTTGCCCGAGACGTCGGGGAAGTAGACCGCGCCGCCGGCCGCGATGGGCGAGGCCATGCAGCCCCGGCCGTTGAGCTGCCGGCTCCAGAGCAGTTCCCCCGTCCTCGCGTCGAGACAGTGGGCGTCGCGGTGGGCTGAGACGACGAAGAGCAGGCCGTTGGAAAGCACGGGCGAGGCCACGAGTTGGCCCCGACACCTCAGTTCCGTCGCCCACACGGTCGGTTCCTGGCCGCCGCCCAGCTTCGAGAGGCTCAGGGCCTGCACCCGACGAGCGGTCGCGAGGAACACGGTGTCGCCATCGGAGACCGCGCTGGCGACTTGCTCGCTGTGGGTGGCAACCGGGTGGCGCCACACCTCCTGGCCCGACTTGATGTCCAGGGCGCGGAGGAGGTCCTCTTTGCCCACCCCGTCCCACGCCCAGACAAGCAGGAGCTTCCTGCCCTCAACCGTGGCGACCGCTGGCGTTCGGGCCTGGCCTTCGCCGCCCGGCCAGGGGCGAAGGCCCGCTGTCCACACGCGCCTGCCCGTCGCGGCGTCCAGTGCGGCGACGTAGGGCGCATCAGGTTGCGTGCCGGGGATGACAAGCAAGCCATCGCAGAGCAGCGGCGACGCGCCGACACCGTGCACGTCGTCGAACGGCACGTCTCGGCTTGTCCAGAGCATCTTCCCCGACAGATCGGTGCACATGGCGCCGGCGGAGCCGAACCAGGCGATCGCTCGTTCACCGTCGCTGACGGGGGTGGGCGTGGCCGGCGAGTTGCGGTAGCTCATGGGCGGCTGAGGCCCGTGAAGTCCCTCGCGGGTCCACTTGACGGCGCCCGTTTCGCGGTCGAGACAGATGACGGCCCTGGCCAGTTCCTTGCTCACGCCGAGGTAGTTGCGGGTGCTGAACCCCAGGGCACCTGCGAGAACCAGTAGCGCGGCGAGCCACCGCCCGCGTGGGTAGATGCTGGGGAGGCCACAGCCCAACAGGCTGAGCACAAACCACGCCACGCCGCAAATGGTGACGATCGTAGCAGGCGGCAGCATCCGGGCCAGCATGACGCCCCCGGTAACCGTCCCGGCGACAACCATGATTCCCAGGATGATCTGCAAGGACCCCGCCCGCCCTTGCCGCTGCTGCGTTTGGGGCTTGGACTGGCCTTCCAAGAGCACCAAGAGCAGCAGCCCCGCTGCGATGCCCAGTGGGATTGCGGCGGCGTGAAGCGTCGCCGACCCATAGCGGCCGGGCGTGCGCAGATCGAAGTACTCGGGCATCGGACGACCCAGGATGACGAACGAGGAGAACACCAGAGCGACGAAAACAAGCCCCAGCCGCATCTTGTCCCGGGCGGCCAGCGCGAAGCTGCTCAGAATCAAGGAGAGCGAGACCATGTTGGCGGTCAACAACCAGCTCTCCATACGTGCGTCCGTGGAGGGTTCGCCAGCGCCGAAGTCGAAGAAGGCTGCGGTGGCGCACCTGGCGAAGGCGCCCGCAGCGACGCAACAGAGAGCGGCGCCTGCGACCTGGCGTATCGTAGGCCCTGGGCGCCGCAGGAACGCCGCAAAGGCGAATGGCACGCTCCAGGCGAGAACGACAGCAGAGATGCCCCACCAGATGCAAAGCCGAACAACCCTGAGCGCTTCGCCCTCGGCGGCAGCATAGGCGGAGGCAACGAGCACGGAGTCGCCAACGACGATGGGCGAGGAGTGGCCCTTGCCACGGATGGGCGTCTTCCAGCGGATGCACTTCTCAGCGGACCACTGGGTGGGATAGTTGCCTGGCTCCGCGCGGCCCTCGCGCTCCAGGCCACGCCAGCCGGGCCATTCGCCGGCGACTGCGGGGCAGGCCCACACTGCCACGAGGAGCCCAACCAGAGCACAGAGTCGCAGCAAGGCAGCCCCATCACTCGAAACGCTGCGGAAACGACACCCGCCGCCACGGCCAACGGCACGGCATGATACCCGAACGCGCCCACTGAGGCAAGCGTTGCGATCCGCAGGGAACGCCGCTTGACACCCCCGAAGTCCGGATGTAATATGGCCGACGGCGTTTTTCGGGCGCGGGGCGCGCAGCCGAACCCCAGGGAGTGCATTGATGAGCACGCTGGATATTCAGGTCGAACCCCTTCAGGGCGTGGAGAAGGGCGTGGTCGTGCGTCTGGACGGGGCGCTCGACCAGCCGACGCGCGACGCCTTCCTGAGCAAGCTCAAGTCGGTCATCAGCGAAGGCAACACGCGATGTGTCCTGGACATGGAGCGCGTGACCTACGCCAACTCCACCGCCATTGGCGACCTGGTGATCCAGTTCGACCAGTTCCGCGACGCGGGCGGCGAGCTGGTCCTCGTGAACCCCCAGCATCGCGTGCTGGTGATCATCGAGATGGTGGGCGTGAACAGCGTGCTCCCCATCTTCAACACCCTGGAGGAAGCGCGGCAGCACTTGACCCGTCCGCAGGAACGCGCCGCGGCGCCGGCGCCCGAGAAGCGGCCGGCGGCAGAGGCGGCGCCCTCGGCCCCCGGCACCTTCCCGCTGCGGTCGGACTGCTCGACGTGCGGCGTGACGCTGGAGTTCGCGCAGGCCGGCCGCTTCCGCTGCCCGCACTGCGGGGCCGTCTACGGCGTGACACCGGCTGCGCAGGCCATCCCAGGCCGGCCGCGCACCGGCGCCCCCCTGGAACTCACCGTGCCGTGCCAGCCGCGCGTGCTCGAGGCCGTGCAGCGGCTCATCGCCAGCCTGCCCGCCTGGAGCGGCTACACGGACATCGAGCGGGCGCGCCTCGAGACCGCCATCGCCGAGGTCTGCACGGTCATTCATCAGAAGGCCTACGAGGGCAACAGCGACGGCACCATCCAGATGCTCGTGCTGTGCCACAAGGATGCCGTGGCCATCCGCCTAGCCGACCACGGCAAGACGCTCAGCCGCGCCGCCTTCCCCACGGCGGTGGACTACATGACCGAGTTCGAGCACCGCCCGCGTCCCGCCCGAGGCAACTACCTGAAGATGACCAAGCGGAGCGGCAGCTAGGGTCCGTCCAGGCCCCGGTTGATTTCCCGCCAGCCGGCTCGTATAGTTGAGATTGGGCCATGGCGGTGTTGCTCACGCGCATCCCTTGAGTACGAAGTGAGGCGGCCCGATGCCGAGCGCGCGGGACGAGGAGTTCATTCGGTTCGCCGTCGCCAGCGGCTACCTGACCGAGGACCAGGCGGGCCAGGCCCTGGCCACGCTCCGCGAGATCGAGGCCCTGGGCGGCTCGGCCGCCGCGCCCGACGTCCTCCTCAAGCGCGGGCTGCTCGACGAGCGCCAAGTCGCCCTCGTTCACCAGGCCATCGCGGCAAGCAAGGTCGCCACCAAAGTGCCGCGCGAGCTGGGCAGCTTCGAGCTCCTCGAGAAGATCGGCCAGGGCGGCATGGGCAGCGTCTTCAAGGCGCGCCAGAAGGAGCTCGGCCGGCTCGTCGCCCTCAAGGTCCTCTCGCCCCGGCTGGCGCGCAACGCCGACTTCGTCGCAGCCTTCCTCCGCGAGGCCCGGTCGGCCGGACGCCTGAGCCACCCCAACATCGTGTCGGCGATAGACGTGGGCGAGAGCCAGGGCTTCTACTACTTTGCCATGGAGTACGCCGAGGGCGACACGCTGGCGAAGCTGATCGCTCGGGAGGGGCCGCTGCCGGAGGCCCGCGCCCTCCAGATCGCGACCGATGTGGCCCGCGCCCTCGACCACGCCCACCAGAAGGGCCTGATCCACCGCGACATCAAGCCCGACAACATCCTCGTCACGCCCGACGGCCGCGTGCGCGTGACCGATTTCGGCCTGGCCAAGGCCATCGGCCAGGGCGCGCCCGACGGCACCGACGACGAGCGCTTCCTCGGCACCCCCGCCTACGTGGCGCCCGAACAGATCCGCTCCGAGCCCGGCATTGACTGCCGCGCCGACATCTTCTCCCTGGGCGTCACCCTCTTCCAGATGCTCACGGGCGAGCTGCCGTTCAAGGGCGCCAACCCAATGGCCATCGCCGCCGCCGTCGTGGCCGAGCCG
Coding sequences within it:
- a CDS encoding PQQ-binding-like beta-propeller repeat protein, producing MLRLCALVGLLVAVWACPAVAGEWPGWRGLEREGRAEPGNYPTQWSAEKCIRWKTPIRGKGHSSPIVVGDSVLVASAYAAAEGEALRVVRLCIWWGISAVVLAWSVPFAFAAFLRRPGPTIRQVAGAALCCVAAGAFARCATAAFFDFGAGEPSTDARMESWLLTANMVSLSLILSSFALAARDKMRLGLVFVALVFSSFVILGRPMPEYFDLRTPGRYGSATLHAAAIPLGIAAGLLLLVLLEGQSKPQTQQRQGRAGSLQIILGIMVVAGTVTGGVMLARMLPPATIVTICGVAWFVLSLLGCGLPSIYPRGRWLAALLVLAGALGFSTRNYLGVSKELARAVICLDRETGAVKWTREGLHGPQPPMSYRNSPATPTPVSDGERAIAWFGSAGAMCTDLSGKMLWTSRDVPFDDVHGVGASPLLCDGLLVIPGTQPDAPYVAALDAATGRRVWTAGLRPWPGGEGQARTPAVATVEGRKLLLVWAWDGVGKEDLLRALDIKSGQEVWRHPVATHSEQVASAVSDGDTVFLATARRVQALSLSKLGGGQEPTVWATELRCRGQLVASPVLSNGLLFVVSAHRDAHCLDARTGELLWSRQLNGRGCMASPIAAGGAVYFPDVSGKTTVVAAERAFRKLTENELGEAIWASPAPVAGRLYVRTTGHLWCIEEKP
- a CDS encoding beta-galactosidase: MTRPPKPFNLFAAEVQYWRLDPQCWRRVLEAAADAGLPGISSYVPWEVHEVEKGHFDLDGSTDPRRNLIGYLGLVKEVGLKLAYRPGPFVCNEMAWGGHPRRIVTGDVGMMVWQADNAPAPGYMLQAKEGWQPSYLHPAYLDEVRIWFAAVDAVARDFTAAKRGPIATCNLDNEVSYIVRDSFFGADYNPCVVGRGGLYHQWLARTYGSPDRLPYKQRVASFEDVEPPRKLEGVEANLRWYFDWVAFKEWLMAEYLKTLRAMHEECGLRGVSYYTNINPHRPEGVPTNFARFAEGTGGLVGYDFYRNPWLSYSGYSSMARVLKLMNATLPVTWSAEFMGGWWFVNLQGNRVPRNHTEFMSLAAMANGCQAISWFMFHDRYSWGDAPVSHMGHRRENHEALRNVVAVARGLKKWNSLKPVSDFAIAYYRPYMWHSHLGDPMPCADNDLHVGEPVLWGEKAGAAVAEYEGLFRLAGQAGYHAAAVDISDAAEKLAEHKLVWLAAEPFIEESAVKLLAAYVRKGGVLVVSHTWPRVNLAGQPLDFLGLGGPPARPRRLGKGKVIWWGGSAAAEPGKEDPQVVAQVKALVAELIGQPVVAASCPPVTTMHSSEGRRTAGEAEPHNLVEAVLHRTPGAKVLYLLNHHDRAVNAAVAFRRMRSARLVEIGGAGEVYRVSAGVSVIDIDRKSARVFRITQ
- a CDS encoding anti-sigma factor antagonist (This anti-anti-sigma factor, or anti-sigma factor antagonist, belongs to a family that includes characterized members SpoIIAA, RsbV, RsfA, and RsfB.), which produces MSTLDIQVEPLQGVEKGVVVRLDGALDQPTRDAFLSKLKSVISEGNTRCVLDMERVTYANSTAIGDLVIQFDQFRDAGGELVLVNPQHRVLVIIEMVGVNSVLPIFNTLEEARQHLTRPQERAAAPAPEKRPAAEAAPSAPGTFPLRSDCSTCGVTLEFAQAGRFRCPHCGAVYGVTPAAQAIPGRPRTGAPLELTVPCQPRVLEAVQRLIASLPAWSGYTDIERARLETAIAEVCTVIHQKAYEGNSDGTIQMLVLCHKDAVAIRLADHGKTLSRAAFPTAVDYMTEFEHRPRPARGNYLKMTKRSGS